In the genome of Cryptococcus deuterogattii R265 chromosome 6, complete sequence, one region contains:
- a CDS encoding protein farnesyltransferase/geranylgeranyltransferase type-1 subunit alpha produces MVTSTYVPMSQRQSWADVKPILQDDGPNPVVPIMYSQEYKEAMDYFRAIAAMEEKSERALELTETIVRMNPAHYTVWQYRFSLLISLNKSLEDELQLMNEFAVQNLKSYQVWHHRLLLLDRISPQDPVSEIEYIHGSLLPDPKNYHTWAYLHWLYSHFSILGRISEDQWRSELDWCDEMLRVDGRNNSAWGWRWYLKVSRPGAETSNRILQDELIYVLKSIHHIPHNVSAWNYLRGLLKHFSLPLAPILPAILPYTGDKLNSDTEINDEFHFPMPSDPLPQDTPLPIPLALEYLADTFIEQNRIDDAAEVFEKLSSKYDRMRAGYWEFRRRECAEE; encoded by the exons ATG GTAACATCAACCTACGTCCCTATGTCGCAGAGGCAGTCTTGGGCTGATGTCAAGCCCATTTTACAAGATGACGGACCTAATCCTGTCGTCCCCATCATGTATTCGCAAGAGT ATAAAGAGGCAATGGATTATTTCCGTGCTATCGCCGCGATGGAGGAAAAGTCTGAACGTGCTCTAGAATTGACAGAGACTATTGTCAGAATGAACCCGGCACATTATACTGTTTG GCAATATCGCTTTTCTTTGTTAATATCATTGAACAAGTCCCTGGAGGACGAACTTCAACTCATGAACGAGTTCGCCGTCCAGAACCTTAAGAGTTATCAAGTCTG GCATCATCGACTTCTCCTTTTAGATCGTATTTCTCCTCAAGATCCCGTTTCTGAGATTGAGTATATTCATGGGTCCCTTCTGCCTGATCCCAAAAACTACCACACGTGGGCATATCTTCATTGGTTATATTCTCATTTTTCGATTCTTGGCCGTATATCCGAAGATCAGTGGAGATCGGAACTTGACTGGTGTGATGAAATGTTGAGGGTTGATGGTAGAAACAACAGTGCTTGGGGATGGCGATGGTACCTAAAAGTGTCTAGGCCAGGAGCTGAAACCTCCAACCGCATCCTGCAGGATGAGCTTAT TTACGTCTTGAAGTCAATTCACCACATTCCCCATAACGTATCTGCGTGGAATTATCTCCGAGGCCTTCTCAAGCACTTCTCGTTGCCACTTGCGCCCATTCTTCCAGCTATTTTACCATACACCGGCGACAAACTGAACTCCGATACTGAAATTAACGACGAGTTTCACTTTCCTATGCCTTCGGATCCTCTGCCCCAGGATACCCCGTTGCCTATCCCTCTGGCTCTCGAATATCTCGCAGACACTTTCATCGAACAAAACAGAATCGACGACGCTGCAGAAGTGTTTGAGAAACTTAGCTCCAAGTATGACAGGATGAGGGCCGGATATTGGGAATTCAGACGAAGGGAATGTGCTGAAGAATAG